In Nematostella vectensis chromosome 12, jaNemVect1.1, whole genome shotgun sequence, the genomic window tATTCATGAAGTCGATATTTTTGAAGACCGATCGGAACTTGCGACGTATTTCAATGTAACTTACAATACTGTTGGTTACAATTATAAGTTATATGTTCTGTTTGTTTATAACAAGTTTCACTTCCTTTTCTACTTTCTTGGCTCTCTTTCTTTCGCCTTTCCATTTGACCTCTACTATATAAATCGCTTATCTTTTTTTGGTCATGCTTTCAGATGTAACTTGTGGGAGTCGAGATCTATGAATGTTCACTCTCGGCCAAACGTTCTCTGGTAGCGGCAGAATCCCTTAGTTTTTACTTAATCTCCCTACAGGAAAAACAAAGACTACATCACCAATAAAGGACAAGCCTGTATGTAGacatgaaagaaaaaatgaaatgtgGAAATTTAATGGTGGAGTCGAACCTAATCATTTTGGTGGATGATttggttgggggggggggggggggggggcacgccTGTATCTTGACATCAAAGAGGATGTGGAAATTTGATGCCAGGAGAATAAATCAAATCCAATGCTTttggtttgttttcttttattgtctgTCCCTTTTCAAGTTCATTTTCTCTCCCTTTTTGATAATCTTGTCCTGACACTGCCCTTCTAAATTCATGGTCAACCGTACACTATACATTGGAAATAATTAAATGGTATGGAGGAGTTCCCACTCAAAACATCAATCTTTTTCTATATCATTTTTTTGAGTTTGTTTGTGTCTATTATCAGATTGTACATATTTAGTTATGGCTTATTTATTCACATATTTATGCATATTTTTTAGAATGTGACCTCAATACCCTTCACCTTGATGGATGATGGAGTGGAGCCTGAAATGGAAAGCTCAGACTTAAACCTCTCACTATTGAGCAACAGTTTAACAGGTGTCAGTTTTTGGTGTCTTAACCTCAGGTGGGAGGGCTAACAGATATGATaatgaaagagaaaaaaaaaaaatgtttctgaTATAAACAATCCTGCTTAAAGTCTACAAAACAGTAATCTTTTAATCCAttaatttttaaatctttattttttcctgACCAACCCCTTAATTTAATATATTGGTATACTAATGTGAAATAATTTAAcataaaattttctttttacagAAGAAAGTGTGAATGATGTGAACTCCTTTGAGCTGCACATGGTAAACGAAGATGATGCAGGGCCAAAGGTACACAGAGTATTGCATCATTGTATAAGAGGCAGGTGCATACATGTTgacattttgaaatttttcgGCTGTGTTAAGACTTCCCCATATCATGCTAGTCCTCACCCCTTCTCCCCTTTAACACAGTTTACAAAAGTATGTGATAAATCCTCCATGCAGTCTGAAAGCTATAGTAATTATGTTTCATCTGTGGCCTGATTATTATGATATACTCAGGTTATTTAATCtggttttttgttgttgtaatttgtaatataacaaataaattgTCAAAATCATGTCTGGACCCTCTTATTCACCTACCTTGGATCCACTGCTGGCTGGTGTTGGCTTTATGGCTCTCTTTCTATAATAAAATCAGAAGGCGACCCTTCCTTGCTATCCACGAGAGACATCAGCCCCTAACAATAAGTCATTTACTaagttcatatttttttctttagttgGAAGAAATTGTTGGTGGACTTTTTGAACCACACAGTAACCAAGGCCAACAAGAAAGGTACGGTGCAAACTAAAAATATTGCCTGATGGTATGCTAATCTTTAATACTACTCTATACAACCATGAATATAGACCGTTcactcttgaaaaaaaaaacccttttctATCAGACTATCTTTCATATGGTGTAATGAATTATTTTcctaatgaaaataaaatgtcaGAATTCAAAGATTTCCCAAAACAAATAAGTTTTCGAAAAAGAAAGGCTTAATAGGTGGAAACATTATATAAATTACATTGCATAACAACATTGATAATTTTAACGGAAGCAAAACTGTACATTGCTTTGGTTCTTACTTGCATTCAGCCGACTTCTCACCAGTGAAGCAAGCaggcaagaaaacttcaatgCCATGTTTAACGAAGATGAGGTGTTCCTATGATAACATGGAGGGATTTCTCCCACAAAAAAAAGAGGGACATGTTCAGCTTTTTACAGCAAAGAACTGTTCAGTTATAAAGAAATGATTTATCAAGTTGGGATGTAGAAAGATTGCTTTGTTAGTTGCTGTAGTTACTGGGTGAATAGGTATGTTGAAAAGCACAAAGATTGTATATAGTTAGCTACTGAATAGCATTGTGTACAAAGGTTGCTCAGGCATGTTTATGTATTACGCGACTCCTGTGTAGCACCTGATGTATAGCATTGCACAGCAGGCGTGTACataggggggtgcgcagggtgcacATGGACACCCCCTTGGCAGCCAAAttgtgggtcatttcttattaagataAGAAATAAGATACccatgactgtgcacccccctcagccaatcctggttATGCACCTGCACAGTACTGTAGTTCAATTTATTGGTAGGTTCCATCTATAGAATGGGATTTCTTGagataatataaaaatatcaaaaagaatcagaaaaataaaattgaaaaaaaaatttcaaagtGATTTCCACTTGTTGGttgtatttaaaaaatttCTTGTGTTCTTGTATTGGATAGATTTCAGATTCCTTGACCACCGCTGATTGTCTCATCTGACATGTAATCTGACAGTTATCCAAGATTCTTTCTTGtatctataacattttttttatttcataaatTTTACATGATATCTCTATTAAATTTCTTAATCTAATGCAGTagttaaaattattaaaagaTTCAAACTTGGAGTGAAGTATTCTGTATGCAAAAAACGTAATAATCATAGTGTAACAAAAATTATTACTCCACATTATTTTTTGGTATCTGAGGGCTTGTTTAGTTTTCTAACTTTGTTTTCATACTCTTTATAGAGCTTCATAGAAACTGCAGATCTTTACACACAGCTATGGATCACATAAACAAGTCAAATCACTCCATGTTGTTTGGTCTGGTAATTTAACATTTTTCTGCTTTCAAGTCCAGCACATTTTTTCTACTAGTTGTGACTCGTGTGATTTGAGGAACAGTCAATAGTTCAATTATTGATAACAGGTCTCATGCAGATACATCAAAAAATTTGTTCATCAGATTTTCCACCTCATCTGCTGTGTACTTCACATATTTCTCAGGGTTTTTAGTGAAAGGGACACCTTCATACctgtaaaaatgaaataaaattcaGTAGCATGTCAGAGAATTGCATTATTGCATACTTATTTTACTCATGATTTATTTAACTGTTTGCAACCAAGTCTGAGTACatttaacaacaaaaaaactaaaatggGTCAATGCACAGGTTTGTTATGAGCAAAAAACGTGGTATAGACTACCAAATAATGTTCAAGTATCAGAGATCCCAACTCTCCGGCATTTTTCGGGAGATTACACATTTTAGCCTGATCTCCCGCTCTCCCACATTTGATGGAAAAACTTTTGCATTTGCACAGTATTATTCCCAAACcgtgttagtgttgttctaCAATGCGCTGCTATTGATGCATTTTCAGACAAATTAAAAGATACACGTTGATCTGTAAACTGGTTGTCACATCTCTGTAAAAAAGTAGCTATACAAAAGGGCCTATTCTGCAGATTCTTTATAAAACTTAACTCTCAAAAAATTATCCCGCATTTTGAGCTTTAAGGGTTGGCATCTCTGAAGTATGGCACAGATGCCCCCAAGGGTGGCACTCACTTGTCTCTGAATGCGCGGTAGATAGGTACTATCAGCTCAATGTTTTTTAGTCGGATTTCCTCCCTTAAGGCTACATCTGGCACTGCATATGTCTTCTGGATCTGATAGAGCTCTTCAAACTCTGTATTGAATCCCTGCAAGGTATGATAAAAAGCCAAATAAGCAAATTCAAGGCATGGCGCTAGAGCTAGCCTAAAAGTATCTGGTTGTGTGAAGTGGAATctatcattttgttttaatacTACTGATTCGAAAAGTGGAGGGAAGTGGCAAGTAGAGGGAAGGGGGCGCCTGTGGCCCCTTTTGCCACATGCCAGGTGAAGTgtatttaacaaatagatctcattttttcgtgcgtctgtcctctaagACCCtttccccacgtatccgttttcgtttgtaatcgcaacctttttgttccatTTTCAAAAAGATCAGCCTGCAAACGAagtgttttcattttgatacgacccgtCCCTAAGAAAACGCAGAAATGACACGAAAACGGTAACAagctctacagcgcatgcgtactcgcgcgccaagtggactggacctgggttatcacgccatcgttttcgaaaggttccgttttcgtccgtccccacggcaccgaaatggtatcgttttcaaattttttCGTTTTCGGTCATCGTTTTCGCGCTTACGTCtggacgatacccgtatccgtaacaaaaGGTTAcattttcaaacgaaaacggatacgtggggatgGGGTCTAATAAatgcacagatgacgtcacagcgtgtcgAAAACAAAAGTACGCAGCACGACGCAGTTGAGTAGTTTAAGGGAGCGCGTGCGCATGCTGAAGCCTAGCGTGTGTGTGTCCTGTAATAACAcatcagagccgtagcaggccacgtcagattggggggggggggcacatacagaaacatttagaaaatattggggggaggggggcacagccacgccccttctggtcatttccttataattgtcgaaaatattgggggagaaCGTGCCCTCAAGTACCCCACtctctgctacggccctgggcATGGACCCTTGACCAATTAGAGCACGCGATTTACGAGTTTCAttttataaattaataaactgACTATCGTTTTGAATAAACTTTAGCGATTGATATACTATACCTTGAACTTGTCTTTGATCATTTGTCGTTGCTTGTCTTTTAACTGTGGAGCAGCAGATATGTAAACAGCAGTCTATTAAATC contains:
- the LOC116603976 gene encoding uncharacterized protein LOC116603976, with the protein product MSSPKKSPKKAITFKSYVAQNSARLEERYPFLPKAQIQAKLKILWRKMISEENLKRDKRENARSPGKTKTTSPIKDKPNVTSIPFTLMDDGVEPEMESSDLNLSLLSNSLTEESVNDVNSFELHMVNEDDAGPKLEEIVGGLFEPHSNQGQQESRLLTSEASRQENFNAMFNEDEVFL